In Mycolicibacterium alvei, a single window of DNA contains:
- a CDS encoding TetR/AcrR family transcriptional regulator — protein sequence MTETADAAAAGAAPKLTMRDRHRLMTREHLMTAALEAFAERGYVAVTIDDIVRRAGVGRATFYLHFDSKAAVLRELRDTRMTVWTEEHAPRGGESGRPSIRAFFEKVVDFYTSAPELYTALHQARAADPEFAAAHRATMEADVNDWVAGNVMPGAAEGRLRLAIAMMYAMVDSFMHVWLVEGWPLDREAAIDAMTDALHATMR from the coding sequence GTGACCGAAACCGCTGATGCCGCAGCCGCCGGTGCGGCACCGAAACTGACCATGCGGGACCGGCACCGGCTGATGACCCGCGAACACCTGATGACCGCGGCCTTGGAGGCCTTCGCCGAACGTGGCTATGTCGCGGTGACCATCGACGACATCGTGCGGCGCGCCGGGGTCGGGCGGGCGACGTTCTACCTGCATTTCGACAGCAAGGCCGCGGTGCTGCGGGAGCTCCGCGACACCCGGATGACGGTGTGGACCGAAGAACACGCCCCACGCGGCGGCGAGTCGGGGCGCCCCTCGATCCGTGCCTTCTTCGAGAAGGTGGTCGATTTCTACACGTCCGCCCCGGAGCTCTACACAGCCTTGCATCAGGCGCGCGCCGCCGACCCTGAGTTCGCCGCCGCACACCGCGCGACGATGGAAGCCGACGTGAACGACTGGGTCGCCGGCAACGTCATGCCCGGTGCCGCCGAGGGACGGCTCCGGCTGGCCATCGCAATGATGTACGCGATGGTCGATTCCTTCATGCATGTGTGGCTCGTCGAGGGGTGGCCGTTGGATCGCGAGGCCGCCATCGACGCGATGACCGACGCCCTGCACGCCACCATGCGCTGA
- a CDS encoding TIGR00366 family protein, with the protein MQSLTALCVRYVERLMPDPYLFAVILTLLVAALVGLLVHDASPSGMLQAWYGGVWGSQNIFTFAFQMVLILVTGYTLAEAPVLKRAIVYIAGKPNNQVQGALLCFGVSAVLSLLNWGLGLVAGALVARQVAKRFTDAHFGYLIAAAFMGFIIWTQGLSSSIALANTDDSSPINVIHKLTGITVPLQLTIFQPYSWLSVIVVLALLALAIWRMEPAESLAPDPAVFEDEEQPEDKASPGKRTFAEWLEDLWILNVLVFAAGMAYFVLSGFALNIASMIMLFTITSALLHRTPIRFIRAFTGAAKVSGPLLLQYPLYGGLVGLLGYQAAEGVKPLQTLLAEMLVNGATQYTLPFLTFIGSLIISLFVPSGGGHWAVQGPIAVDSALALGQDSPAYLGLISMAVAVGEGVANMIQPFWLLPLLAIAKLNVRQVMGFTVVAFLIGVVVLGATTLIAPFVI; encoded by the coding sequence ATGCAGTCGCTGACCGCACTGTGTGTCCGCTACGTCGAGCGGCTGATGCCCGATCCGTATCTGTTCGCGGTCATCCTCACCCTTCTCGTCGCGGCGCTGGTCGGGCTTCTGGTGCACGACGCCTCACCCAGCGGCATGCTCCAGGCCTGGTACGGCGGCGTCTGGGGATCGCAGAACATCTTCACGTTCGCCTTCCAGATGGTCCTGATCCTCGTGACGGGCTACACCCTCGCCGAGGCGCCGGTCCTGAAGCGGGCCATCGTCTACATCGCCGGCAAGCCGAACAACCAGGTCCAGGGGGCGCTCCTGTGCTTCGGCGTGAGTGCTGTTCTCTCCCTGCTGAACTGGGGACTCGGGCTGGTAGCCGGTGCGTTGGTCGCCCGGCAGGTCGCCAAGCGCTTCACCGACGCGCACTTCGGCTACCTCATCGCGGCAGCATTCATGGGCTTCATCATCTGGACACAGGGACTTTCGTCGTCGATCGCGCTGGCCAACACCGACGACAGCAGCCCGATCAACGTGATCCACAAACTGACCGGCATCACCGTGCCGCTGCAGCTGACCATCTTCCAGCCCTACAGCTGGCTGTCGGTCATCGTGGTGTTGGCTCTACTCGCCCTGGCGATCTGGCGGATGGAGCCGGCGGAGAGCCTGGCACCCGATCCGGCGGTGTTCGAGGACGAGGAGCAACCGGAGGACAAAGCCTCGCCCGGCAAGCGAACGTTCGCCGAATGGCTCGAAGACCTGTGGATTCTCAACGTCCTTGTATTCGCCGCAGGCATGGCCTATTTCGTCCTCAGCGGATTCGCCCTGAACATCGCCTCGATGATCATGCTGTTCACGATCACCAGTGCACTGCTGCACCGCACCCCGATCCGGTTCATCCGGGCCTTCACCGGTGCCGCGAAGGTCTCCGGACCGCTGCTCCTGCAGTATCCGCTGTACGGCGGTCTGGTCGGCTTGCTGGGTTATCAAGCGGCCGAAGGGGTCAAGCCACTGCAGACCCTGCTCGCCGAGATGCTCGTGAACGGTGCGACGCAGTACACACTGCCGTTCCTCACCTTCATCGGATCGTTGATCATCAGCCTGTTCGTGCCGTCGGGTGGCGGTCACTGGGCGGTGCAGGGCCCGATCGCCGTCGACTCGGCACTGGCGCTCGGCCAGGACTCACCGGCGTATCTGGGGTTGATCTCCATGGCGGTCGCCGTCGGCGAGGGTGTTGCGAACATGATCCAGCCGTTCTGGTTACTCCCCCTGCTGGCCATCGCGAAACTCAATGTCCGCCAAGTCATGGGCTTTACCGTCGTCGCGTTCTTGATCGGGGTGGTGGTGTTGGGTGCCACCACCCTCATCGCACCGTTCGTCATTTGA
- a CDS encoding multicopper oxidase domain-containing protein: MKRSNWHLRAGSVIFAWLVALVVVALAHRSIPLSGWLLVHLLGLGAAGNAILIWSRHFADALLRRTPDPPYPGQVLRLTAFNIGAVTVIVGMVGFWWPVVLAGGLLVAAVALVHATDLVRFLRAALPARFAITVHYYVAAAVLLAVGVGLGVAMANSALPGGLAARFRTAHAVLNVFGWIGLMVLGTLVTLWPTMLRTRMADGVERAARRGLPGLLAALGVAVSGALAASPQILGIGAVLYLAAAGWVLWPHLDEIRRKRPADFATLSVLCGVVWLIGALGYAGVGLLAARSWEAATAVTAALAPVLLAGFLVQVLFGSLAYLVPVVIGGRASALAAIATLERGAPWRISMANAALLVCVLPVPSLVRVASSVLVLVAYATFLPLLVRAVWLAQRNTGVQSTPGRPEPVPLPRRLGVAAAGFAVVVLTAAAGVAADPSSLGIATAPQASVAATGQTTEVQVHVEGMRFVPNTIEVPAGNRLQITLVNTGTDRHDLVLANGARTERIAPGTSAVLDAGVIGSDLDGWCSVAGHRQMGMTLTVKAIGTAPGMSANHHAGPAAASVDTAEVARSLGNIPGPHFVARDPRLNDAGPTLHRVTLPVTEVEREVSPGITQRLWTFGGSAPGPTLRGKIGDVFEITLINDGTIGHSIDFHAGSLAPDQPMRTINPRERLVYRFTATRAGIWLYHCATMPMSVHIANGMFGAVVIDPPDLPAVDHEYLMVQSEFYLGPQGGEVDADKVSADKPDLVAFNGYALQYDRAPLKARVGERVRIWVLAAGPNRGTAFHVVGGQFDTVWAEGDYRLRPGAGGSQVLGLFPAQGGFVELTFPEPGNYPFVSHAMIDAERGAHGVVSVRP, encoded by the coding sequence ATGAAACGCTCGAACTGGCACCTTCGCGCGGGGTCGGTGATCTTCGCCTGGCTGGTCGCGCTGGTGGTGGTGGCGCTCGCGCACCGGTCCATCCCACTGTCCGGGTGGCTGTTGGTGCACCTGCTGGGGTTGGGTGCGGCCGGCAACGCCATCCTGATCTGGAGCCGACATTTCGCCGATGCGCTGCTGCGCCGCACGCCGGACCCGCCGTATCCCGGTCAGGTGCTGCGATTGACGGCGTTCAACATCGGTGCGGTCACGGTGATCGTCGGCATGGTCGGGTTCTGGTGGCCGGTGGTGTTGGCCGGCGGCCTCCTGGTGGCCGCGGTGGCCCTGGTGCATGCCACGGATCTGGTGCGGTTTCTGCGGGCCGCATTGCCCGCCCGGTTCGCGATCACCGTGCACTACTACGTGGCGGCCGCGGTGTTGCTCGCCGTGGGTGTCGGACTCGGTGTGGCGATGGCGAATTCGGCGTTACCGGGAGGTTTGGCCGCGCGCTTCCGCACCGCGCATGCGGTGCTGAACGTATTCGGCTGGATCGGCCTGATGGTGCTCGGCACCCTGGTCACGTTGTGGCCGACGATGTTGCGCACCAGGATGGCCGACGGGGTCGAGCGGGCGGCCCGTCGGGGTCTGCCGGGTCTGCTGGCCGCTCTCGGGGTGGCCGTGAGTGGCGCCCTGGCGGCGTCACCGCAGATTCTGGGTATCGGCGCGGTGCTCTATCTGGCCGCGGCGGGTTGGGTGCTCTGGCCACACCTCGACGAGATACGCCGAAAGCGCCCAGCCGATTTCGCCACCCTGTCGGTGCTGTGCGGGGTGGTGTGGCTGATCGGTGCGCTCGGGTACGCCGGCGTCGGGCTGCTGGCCGCCCGCAGTTGGGAAGCCGCCACCGCCGTCACCGCTGCGCTGGCTCCGGTGCTGTTGGCCGGCTTCCTGGTGCAGGTGCTGTTCGGGTCGTTGGCCTACCTCGTTCCGGTGGTGATCGGTGGTCGTGCCTCGGCCCTGGCCGCCATCGCGACGTTGGAACGTGGTGCCCCGTGGCGGATCAGCATGGCCAACGCCGCGTTGTTGGTGTGCGTGCTACCGGTCCCGAGCCTGGTCCGGGTCGCCTCGTCGGTGCTGGTGCTGGTGGCCTACGCCACCTTCCTGCCCCTGTTGGTGCGGGCGGTGTGGCTGGCCCAACGCAACACCGGTGTGCAGTCCACACCGGGCCGCCCCGAGCCGGTCCCGCTTCCGCGTCGCCTGGGCGTGGCCGCAGCCGGGTTCGCCGTTGTCGTCCTGACCGCCGCGGCAGGTGTCGCCGCCGACCCGTCGAGCCTCGGAATCGCCACGGCGCCTCAGGCGTCGGTCGCCGCAACCGGGCAGACCACCGAGGTGCAAGTGCATGTCGAGGGGATGCGCTTCGTGCCGAACACCATCGAGGTGCCCGCCGGTAACCGACTGCAGATCACCCTGGTCAACACCGGCACCGACCGCCACGACCTGGTTCTGGCCAATGGTGCCCGCACCGAACGGATCGCACCCGGGACCAGCGCCGTGCTCGACGCCGGGGTGATCGGCTCCGATCTGGACGGCTGGTGCTCGGTGGCCGGACACCGGCAGATGGGAATGACCCTGACGGTCAAGGCAATCGGAACGGCACCGGGCATGTCGGCAAACCACCACGCCGGCCCGGCCGCAGCGTCCGTCGATACCGCCGAGGTCGCGCGAAGCCTGGGGAACATTCCCGGTCCGCACTTCGTGGCCCGGGATCCACGCCTGAACGACGCCGGACCGACCCTGCATCGGGTGACGTTGCCGGTCACCGAGGTCGAGCGGGAAGTGTCGCCGGGGATCACCCAGCGGCTGTGGACCTTCGGCGGCAGCGCCCCCGGGCCCACCCTGCGCGGCAAGATCGGCGACGTCTTCGAGATCACCCTGATCAACGACGGCACGATCGGGCACTCCATCGATTTCCACGCGGGGTCGTTGGCGCCGGATCAGCCCATGCGCACCATCAATCCCCGTGAGCGCCTGGTCTATCGGTTCACCGCCACCCGGGCCGGAATCTGGCTGTATCACTGCGCGACCATGCCGATGTCGGTCCACATCGCCAACGGGATGTTCGGCGCCGTCGTCATCGACCCGCCGGACCTGCCGGCCGTCGACCACGAATATCTGATGGTGCAGTCCGAGTTCTACCTCGGTCCGCAGGGCGGCGAGGTCGACGCCGACAAGGTCAGCGCAGACAAGCCCGACCTGGTGGCGTTCAACGGTTATGCCCTGCAGTACGACCGTGCACCGCTGAAAGCCCGGGTCGGCGAACGGGTCCGGATCTGGGTGCTCGCTGCCGGGCCCAACCGCGGCACGGCGTTCCACGTGGTCGGCGGCCAGTTCGACACGGTCTGGGCCGAGGGGGACTACCGGCTGCGGCCCGGTGCCGGCGGATCCCAGGTCCTCGGGCTGTTCCCGGCCCAAGGCGGTTTCGTCGAGTTGACCTTCCCGGAGCCGGGTAACTACCCGTTCGTCTCGCACGCGATGATCGACGCCGAACGCGGCGCGCACGGGGTGGTGAGTGTGCGGCCGTGA
- a CDS encoding helix-turn-helix transcriptional regulator: MNKEGVPLGPRPAPTTAGYPPLSRQRLAVLDYVRTHAPVRIAALAAGLDLHPNTVREHLDALLEYRLVERLTEAPTGRGRPAALYRPTAADPAVVSSDYAGLATALAGHLARTSATPERDARTAGVEWGRELVADAALGDDPRGTVLDVLSRLGFAPEGEGAAAEGIALRACPLLDAARRYPTIVCQVHLGIIEGILDRIGAVIDGDLELVPFAEPGACRLFLPNPVVRQGDRS, from the coding sequence GTGAATAAAGAGGGCGTGCCTTTGGGTCCGCGGCCGGCCCCGACGACTGCCGGGTACCCGCCGCTATCCCGGCAGCGGCTGGCCGTGCTCGACTACGTGCGCACGCATGCGCCGGTGCGGATCGCCGCGCTGGCCGCCGGACTGGATCTGCACCCCAACACCGTGCGCGAGCACCTGGACGCGCTGCTGGAGTACCGACTCGTCGAACGCCTCACCGAGGCGCCGACCGGCCGCGGCCGCCCCGCCGCGCTCTATCGGCCCACGGCCGCGGACCCGGCCGTCGTCTCCAGTGACTACGCCGGCCTGGCCACCGCGCTGGCCGGGCATCTCGCCCGCACCAGCGCCACACCGGAACGCGATGCCCGCACCGCCGGAGTCGAGTGGGGCCGAGAACTGGTGGCCGACGCCGCCCTTGGTGACGATCCGCGGGGGACCGTGCTGGACGTGCTTTCCCGGCTCGGGTTCGCCCCGGAAGGCGAGGGTGCCGCGGCCGAGGGCATCGCCCTGCGCGCCTGTCCGTTGCTCGATGCGGCGCGTCGCTACCCGACCATCGTCTGTCAGGTGCACCTCGGGATCATCGAGGGGATCCTGGATCGGATCGGGGCGGTGATCGACGGCGACCTCGAACTGGTGCCCTTCGCCGAACCCGGAGCCTGCCGCCTGTTCCTGCCCAATCCCGTTGTGCGGCAAGGGGACAGGTCATGA
- a CDS encoding DUF2249 domain-containing protein, with protein MSIDELVVASTAADAQAVETIKSHHAQLAGSLGTLTESMLTAVERGGDVDAARAALVEFLGTELIPHALAEEESLYPAAARTERAGPLVESMIAAHRVIAGLVDQIRTAPSAVRAGAAAEALRVVFGAHLIDENDRILPIVAADPDISLADVTHGMHELLGEQDCGDTGHTCACGEHDTDDPVLDVRDVPHSIRHATVFGAFDAVPVGGALVLVAPHDPIPLLRQMVDRTAGQIDIEYHERGPDAWRLRLTRL; from the coding sequence ATGTCCATCGATGAACTGGTCGTCGCGTCCACAGCCGCCGACGCCCAGGCGGTCGAGACCATCAAGAGCCACCACGCTCAACTCGCGGGCAGCCTGGGCACCTTGACCGAATCGATGCTGACCGCCGTCGAGCGGGGCGGCGACGTCGACGCGGCGCGCGCGGCCCTGGTGGAATTCCTCGGCACCGAACTGATTCCGCATGCCCTCGCCGAGGAGGAGTCCCTGTACCCGGCCGCGGCCCGGACCGAGCGGGCCGGCCCCCTGGTCGAGTCGATGATCGCCGCCCATCGGGTGATCGCGGGGCTGGTCGACCAGATCCGGACCGCACCGTCGGCCGTCCGAGCGGGCGCCGCCGCCGAGGCCCTGCGGGTCGTCTTCGGGGCACACCTGATCGACGAGAACGACCGGATCCTTCCGATCGTGGCGGCCGATCCGGACATCTCGCTGGCCGACGTCACCCACGGCATGCATGAACTGCTGGGCGAACAGGACTGCGGGGACACCGGGCACACCTGCGCCTGCGGGGAGCACGACACCGACGATCCGGTGCTCGACGTCCGCGACGTGCCGCACTCCATCAGGCACGCAACGGTATTCGGAGCGTTCGATGCCGTCCCGGTCGGCGGTGCGCTGGTCCTGGTGGCTCCGCACGACCCGATCCCGCTGCTGCGCCAGATGGTCGATCGGACGGCCGGTCAGATCGACATCGAGTACCACGAGCGTGGACCGGACGCCTGGAGATTGCGGCTGACCAGGCTCTGA
- a CDS encoding FABP family protein: MTATLTTPELSQIQGPQKLGPLTPFVGEWEGDVGVDLSYHNDDDITGHTSYFEKAVFKPIPIQENGQQKLWGLNYSMTAWRHGEEAMDPFHDEIGFLLWDKANGQVIRNVVFGRGIAILAGSDAQPGDRTLHFNAKPGDPSYGILQNRYLMQRAEIKDFTSSFTFNDDGTLSYTSDLLLRLAATGAEMHHTDENTLRRVKQFHPGTEHA; this comes from the coding sequence ATGACCGCCACTCTCACCACCCCCGAACTCAGCCAGATCCAGGGCCCGCAGAAGCTGGGGCCTCTGACGCCCTTCGTCGGTGAATGGGAAGGTGACGTCGGTGTCGATCTGAGCTACCACAACGACGACGACATCACCGGCCACACCAGCTACTTCGAAAAGGCAGTGTTCAAGCCGATCCCGATCCAGGAGAACGGTCAGCAGAAGCTGTGGGGCCTCAACTACTCGATGACCGCATGGCGGCACGGCGAAGAGGCGATGGACCCGTTCCACGACGAGATCGGTTTCCTGCTGTGGGACAAGGCCAACGGCCAGGTGATCCGCAACGTCGTGTTCGGTCGTGGCATCGCGATCCTGGCCGGCAGCGATGCCCAGCCCGGTGACCGCACGCTGCACTTCAACGCCAAGCCCGGTGATCCCAGCTACGGCATCCTGCAGAACCGCTACCTGATGCAGCGTGCCGAGATCAAGGACTTCACCAGCAGCTTCACGTTCAACGACGACGGCACCCTCAGCTACACCTCGGATCTCCTGCTGCGGCTGGCGGCTACCGGTGCCGAGATGCACCACACCGACGAGAACACGCTGCGCCGCGTCAAGCAGTTCCACCCGGGCACCGAGCACGCCTGA
- a CDS encoding Fur family transcriptional regulator — MHSAEDRLRTAGLRVTRPRLAVLAELVERPHADVETIAAGARDRLGAVSTQAIYDVVHALTGAGLLRRVEPAGLRALFELETGDNHHHLVCRGCRVVIDIPCATGQAPCLQAGDDHDFCVDEAEVTFWGRCPACRDFSQ, encoded by the coding sequence ATGCACAGCGCCGAGGATCGACTGCGCACAGCCGGGCTCCGGGTGACCCGACCGCGTCTCGCGGTACTTGCCGAGCTCGTGGAACGGCCGCACGCGGATGTCGAGACGATCGCTGCCGGCGCCCGAGATCGCTTGGGTGCCGTGTCGACGCAGGCGATCTATGACGTGGTGCACGCGCTCACCGGGGCAGGTTTGTTGCGCCGCGTGGAACCAGCCGGATTGCGCGCGCTCTTCGAACTCGAGACCGGTGACAATCACCATCACCTGGTCTGCCGTGGCTGTCGTGTGGTCATCGACATCCCCTGTGCCACCGGGCAAGCCCCCTGCCTGCAGGCCGGTGACGACCACGACTTCTGCGTCGATGAGGCCGAGGTGACCTTCTGGGGTCGCTGCCCGGCCTGCCGAGATTTCTCCCAGTGA